In Cicer arietinum cultivar CDC Frontier isolate Library 1 chromosome 7, Cicar.CDCFrontier_v2.0, whole genome shotgun sequence, a single window of DNA contains:
- the LOC101494940 gene encoding cell wall / vacuolar inhibitor of fructosidase 1-like precursor, giving the protein MTKLKPLALLAIILYTLIVTSHSTNPKSNTNLIHQTCKHTPNYAICIKYLEADPRSSTSDVTGLALIMVDVIKTKANSSLNKIKHLIKGTHEPNKKEALNSCGGRYRAIVEADVPKCVAALKEGDPKFAEDGANDAAIEATACENGFFGKSPLSDDNIAMQDVAAITATIVKQLL; this is encoded by the coding sequence ATGACAAAGTTGAAGCCATTGGCATTATTAGCTATCATCTTGTACACATTAATTGTTACAAGTCACTCCACAAATCCAAAAAGCAATACCAATTTGATACACCAAACTTGCAAGCATACACCAAATTATGCAATTTGCATTAAGTACCTCGAAGCTGATCCAAGAAGCTCTACTTCAGATGTAACAGGATTAGCACTAATCATGGTGGATGTAATCAAAACAAAAGCAAACAGTTCCTTAAACAAAATTAAGCACTTGATTAAGGGGACACATGAGCCTAATAAAAAGGAAGCTTTGAATTCATGTGGTGGTAGATACAGAGCAATTGTGGAAGCAGATGTGCCAAAATGTGTTGCAGCTTTGAAAGAAGGAGATCCAAAATTTGCAGAAGATGGTGCTAATGATGCTGCAATTGAAGCCACTGCTTGTGAGAATGGCTTCTTTGGAAAATCACCACTTTCTGATGATAATATTGCTATGCAGGATGTGGCTGCTATAACAGCAACTATTGTTAAACAATTGCTCTAG
- the LOC101494626 gene encoding cell wall / vacuolar inhibitor of fructosidase 1, whose protein sequence is VKPLTIFLFLQAIVTIISIPTTQGRTTFIPKDEKLSLIENTCKKTPNYNICFQSLKANLGSSNVDVTGLAQIMVKVMKAKANEGLSKIHELQRVGNGARKALNSCSDKYKAILVADIPQAIEALQKGDPKFAEDGANDAANEANYCESGFYGKSPLTKQNNAMHDVSSVAAAIVRELL, encoded by the coding sequence GTGAAGCCTCTAACTATTTTCTTATTCCTTCAAGCTATTGTCACCATAATCTCAATACCAACAACTCAAGGCAGAACAACTTTCATACCAAAAGATGAAAAACTATCACTCATAGAAAACACTTGCAAAAAGACTCCAAACTACAACATTTGTTTCCAATCTCTAAAGGCAAATCTTGGTAGCTCTAATGTTGATGTCACAGGGCTAGCTCAAATCATGGTGAAAGTGATGAAAGCAAAAGCAAATGAAGGATTGAGTAAGATTCATGAGCTACAAAGGGTTGGAAATGGAGCTAGAAAAGCCTTGAATTCTTGTAGTGACAAATATAAAGCAATTTTGGTAGCTGATATACCTCAAGCTATTGAAGCTTTGCAGAAAGGGGATCCAAAGTTTGCAGAAGATGGAGCAAATGATGCTGCCAATGAAGCTAATTATTGTGAGAGTGGGTTTTATGGAAAATCACCACTCACCAAACAGAACAATGCTATGCATGATGTTTCATCGGTTGCAGCAGCTATTGTTAGAGAATTACTCTAG
- the LOC101493993 gene encoding cell wall / vacuolar inhibitor of fructosidase 1-like, whose translation MSMIKPFILILCTIVVVTQGKTVTTNYANLIQQTCRKTPNYGLCIQYLNGSPGSSTADVNGLAQIMVNVIKTKASIALNKIHQIIGRSAQKVALNSCVDKYNAVLVADIPQAIQALQRGNPKFAEDGANDAAVEANSCENGFSGKSPLTAENRATQDAAAITAAIVRLLL comes from the coding sequence ATGTCAATGATAAAACCATTTATTCTCATTTTGTGCACAATTGTTGTTGTAACTCAAGGAAAAACTGTAACCACAAATTATGCAAATTTAATACAACAAACTTGTAGGAAGACACCAAATTATGGTCTTTGCATTCAGTACTTGAATGGTAGCCCAGGAAGTTCTACTGCAGATGTAAATGGTTTAGCACAAATCATGGTTAACGTAATTAAGACCAAAGCAAGCATTGCCTTaaacaaaattcatcaaattattGGAAGGAGTGCACAAAAGGTGGCACTAAATTCATGTGTTGATAAATACAATGCAGTTTTGGTAGCTGATATTCCACAAGCTATTCAAGCTTTGCAAAGAGGAAATCCAAAATTTGCAGAAGATGGTGCGAATGATGCTGCTGTTGAGGCCAACAGCTGTGAAAATGGCTTCTCTGGAAAATCACCACTCACTGCTGAAAATCGTGCTACACAAGATGCAGCTGCCATAACCGCAGCTATTGTTAGATTATTGCTCTAG
- the LOC101493675 gene encoding uncharacterized protein: protein MKVTEELKEQVEENEVIVLSEDDEECDTEEEVVDGEDSEDEDDDDEEDNDDDDEDEEDDATGGGGDDEEDEEEGGVAEGERGGDPDDDDDNDDDDEDDDDDDDDDEDDDDEDEEEHEEEEDLGTEYLVRPLGAAEEEEASSDFEPVENGVEEDEVEEDDGEEDEGNSDDDVEKAEVPPKRKRSDKDDSDDDDGGEDDVRPSKR, encoded by the exons ATGAAGGTAACAGAGGAATTGAAGGAGCAAGTGGAGGAAAACGAGGTCATTGTTTTgagtgaagatgatgaagaatgTGACACAGAGGAAGAAGTTGTTGATGGAGAAGACAGTGAAGACGAAGAcgatgatgatgaagaagacAATGACGATGACGATGAGGATGAAGAGGATGATGCTACTGGAGGTGGCGGTGATGAcgaggaagatgaagaagaaggagGAGTAGCTGAAGGTGAACGTGGTGGTGATCCTGATGACGACGATGACAATGAcgatgatgatgaagatgatgatgatgatgatgatgatgatgaagacgaTGATGACGAGGATGAGGAAGAGCACGAGGAAGAG GAGGATTTGGGAACAGAGTACCTTGTTCGCCCTTTAGGCGCTGCTGAGGAGGAGGAAGCATCTAGTGATTTTGAACCTGTGGAAAATGGTGTGGAGGAAGACGAAGTGGAAGAAGATGATGGTGAAGAGGATGAAGGTAACAGTGATGATGATGTTGAGAAGGCTGAGGTTCCACCAAAAAGAAAGAGGTCAGACAAAGATGATTCAGATGACGACGATGGTGGAGAAGATGACGTAAGACCCTCTAAACGATAG
- the LOC101512576 gene encoding cell wall / vacuolar inhibitor of fructosidase 1-like — MRMLKSLAVILCSFLVVTECNANLVEETCKKTQNYNLCIKCLNSDPRSSTSDLNGLALIMVNTIKLKAQTTLIKIRQVIETIGDKLTPPQKQTLNSCTTNYNTILNVDVHDAYIALQQGNPRAAKDGVNDAATKGSTCENDFSRKFPDGIGILGDTIKIMNDVATVASNIIGFLTP; from the coding sequence ATGAGAATGTTGAAGTCATTGGCAGTTATTTTGTGCAGTTTTCTTGTTGTAACTGAATGCAATGCGAATCTAGTAGAAGAAACATGCAAGAAGACTCAAAATTACAACCTTTGCATTAAGTGTTTGAATAGTGACCCTAGAAGCTCTACTTCAGATCTGAATGGGTTAGCATTAATCATGGTTAATACAATCAAACTCAAAGCCCAAACAACCTTAATAAAAATCCGTCAAGTGATTGAAACTATTGGAGATAAACTTACCCCTCCTCAAAAACAAACACTTAATTCATGTACTACTAATTACAACACAATTTTGAATGTTGATGTTCATGATGCCTACATTGCTTTGCAACAAGGAAATCCTAGAGCTGCAAAAGATGGTGTAAATGATGCTGCAACTAAAGGAAGCACTTGTGAGAATGACTTCTCAAGGAAATTCCCCGATGGAATAGGAATTCTTGGTGATACGATCAAAATTATGAATGATGTAGCAACCGTAGCATCAAATATTATTGGATTTTTAACCCCTTAg
- the LOC101494315 gene encoding uncharacterized protein, protein MKVTEESKEKVEENEVIVLSEDDEDVSEEVVDDGDDDEDDDGDEDDDEDDDGDDDDEDEDEDEDDAPGGGNDDDEEEEEEEEVGDGEPGGEPDDDDDDDDENDDDEEEHEGEDDLGTEYLVRPLGNPEEEEASSDFEPEENGEEEDEGVGDEDDDEKAEVPPKRKRSDKDDSDDDDGGEDDERPSKK, encoded by the exons atgaaggttACGGAGGAATCGAAGGAGAAAGTTGAGGAAAATGAGGTAATCGTTTTGAGTGAGGATGACGAAGATGTATCCGAGGAAGTAGTAGACGACGGAGACGATGACGAAGATGATGACggtgatgaagatgatgatgaggaTGACGACGGTGACGATGACGATGAAGATGAGGACGAGGATGAAGATGATGCTCCTGGAGGCGGTAACGATGAtgatgaagaggaagaagaggaagaagaagtaGGTGATGGTGAGCCTGGCGGTGAGCCCGACGACGACGACGACGACGACGACGAGAACGATGATGACGAGGAGGAGCACGAGGGAGAG GATGATTTGGGGACAGAGTACCTTGTCCGCCCTTTAGGCAATCCTGAAGAGGAAGAAGCATCTAGTGATTTTGAACCAGAAGAGAATGGCGAGGAGGAAGATGAAGGAGTAGGTGATGAGGATGATGATGAGAAGGCTGAGGTTCCACCAAAAAGAAAGAGGTCAGATAAAGATGATTCAGATGATGACGACGGTGGAGAAGATGATGAAAGGCCCTCTAAGAAATAG